ATTGCTATTGAGCATAAGAAATGGAAAGTTGTTTGGTGTTTCTCTGGTACTGAAGATCTTGGAAGGATGGCGAATATCATGGATTCAGAAGGCAACACACCTCTGCATCTTGCAGTCAAGAATGCAGACCAGATGATAGTGAGCCTTCTTATGGCGACAAAAGGTGTACTGCCAAATACAGTGAACAACCAGGGCTTCACTGCCTTAGATCTTGCTGTACTGGCAACTGACAAAGGCATAAGTTACACTGGTAAGCCTCACCTAATCTCCTAGGACTGCATTCTTCTTTGCATCTTCTAATTCATGTTCTCGGTCGATTTTAAATTTATTTCAGTTTTTAACTTGTATAGTTTGATTTCCTGAAATGTTGATTTTCTTCTGGTAGAATCCTCAGGTCATCATACTCCGCTGCTTGGCATGGACTGGAGCTGTCCTTAGTCCTCGTCGCCTCGATCATTTCATGGATGAATTTGGCGTTGGCAGAACTTCTGGAAACGAGTTCAAGAAATTCACCAACATTGCACAGAACTTAATTGTTGGGTCTGTCCTTGTCTCAACGGTCACGTTTGCAGCAGTTTTCACTCTGCCTGGTGGCTACATATCGGATGGGCATCCACATGCCGGTGCACCAATTCTGTCGCACAGGTATACCTTCAAGGCGATCGTGATGGCAAACACACTCGCATTTGTCGGCTCCACGTTGTCCACCATCTGGCTCACCTATGCTGGGTCAGAACACGTCCATCCACTGCTTCGTGCAATCTACATGTTCCTCTCTGTAATTTCGATGGAGCAGGCAACGAGAAGTATGGTTATAGGGTTCGCATTGGGCGCATATGTCGTCTTGAGCCCTGTCAGCGAGCGGATTGCCATTGTGGTCTGCATGTCTACGTTCATGACGCTCTTGCTTCGCAACCCATCTAGCTGGCAGCTGTGGTTCCTGTTCATGCCGATTAAGAGGCGATTGGGATGGAAAGGAGCTTTCAAGACCCACTTGCCTCCGGAAACAAGGAGCCGTCTTACAGTAGGTGTTGGCTCCAATTTTGCTTGTCAATTCCTTCGGAGGATGCTTGGTATGTTATTTACGTACAGCTTTATCTTTCTGTTAGCATTGCTATGATGAGAATCACAATAGTGTGCCTCGGTGTAATATTCATGTTCCTTGGTGGAGCTGTATGTTTTGTACTTTTGTATATATAAAAAGTTCTTCCACGAGTGGTTGATTTAGTCCTAACGATTCTAATCATCTAATGAGATAGTGGAATTAAAAAGCTCAAAATTCTACGAGTGGTTGCCTTTTGGTTAACAATAATAAGGTATGTTTGAGAGAGCTCTAGCCGCTCTACATCTACGAAAAACAACTCTAGATTCACATTTCCAAGGCAAATGTCTTAGCTCCACGAAATCTAAATGCACCaaaatttagatttttttttgtgtgtgtggtggtggtggtggtggtggtggtggggggggggggggggggggggggggcgtggccATGCATTTGAAACCATATCCTATAATTATCATGGGATATTTGCACAAGATATCCCCCAAGAAAGATGAAGCACCATGCATTTAATGGATTTTGAAGCGACCCAAGACAAAATTACAGAGCATCTTATTCATAAAATCTTTTACCATCCCTAAAGAGGTACGTACCCAAAGAATCATtacttagggcagtcccaatgaaagaaaccaatagtttctataacataggataccgcactaaaaaagtactgctttttaacccatggtttctatgagtaataactattttctttttctctctcccaactctatcttctccCTCCAACGGGAGTGCGACGAGCTCCCTAAAAActagtggtttctccccaatggcgatttcatggtttcttggtgcattgggtcaagagtagacctgatttcttcatgaagaaaccatttctatgatttttgctctctttcttcattaattacgttgccatgtcagcgttttgcctacgtggcaagtcatttaatgaggatagaaaccatcatcaatgcaccattgggactggcCCTTAGTAGTACCAAATTCTTGGACTTAGGACATAAGAATCACAGTTACACATTTTAGCATTGCACTCACGGTACCGTTAACCATAGAGAAGCTCTGCCTCAGCTCCACGATCGCTGTATCGCCTGGAGCTCAACCTCAGCTCGTTGTCAGGCTTCCACCACTGCTCAAGTCCGTGCGCGTAGTGGTAGCTCGAATTCTTCCATAGCCTCGCCGACGGCAAGAGGTGTGGGCGCACTCGCTGGTCCTCGCCGCTCTCGGCGGGGTCGGTGCTGTGAAAGGATATGAGCATGTCACGGAGAGACAGCTTCATGGCCACCTCGGCGACGGGCCGGAGCCGGTCCAGCATCTTCTGCCGCTGCTCGAAGTAGTCGATGAAGCCCTGGCAGACGATGTCCCTCTCGTGGACGTACAGCTCGGGCACCCACGGCGCCAGCGTCTGGAACAGCGGCTCCATGTCCCTCTCCTGTCGCTTCAGCACCGTCGACCCCAGCGCCGCCTTCACGTTCACGGCCTAGCTCGTCGGGTACACGACCCTCTTGGCGACCCTCCGCAGGGCCTGCGGCAGCATGCTGGGCGCCAGCGACACCTGCGGCGGGTTGAATTGGAACGTCGGGAGGTAGCACCCCTTGGCGGCCATGTCGCGCCCGACGTTCAGCGCGATGGACGCGCCGAGCTAGTGGCCCACGAGCCAGACGGCGGCGGGGGCGACATGGCTGccgtcggcgacggagtccaggAGCCTGCCGACCTCTTTACGGGCGTCGCGGAAGCGGCCGCAGCCGTGCTGCTTGTTGGCAAGTATCCGGAGGTTCAGGTGCATGTCGCAGAAAACCGTGTGCTGATGCTGCTGctcgtgctggtgctggtgccgcCGGAGAATGGTTCCCCGGAAGGCCACGATGTAGCGTGGAGCCGACGGGTGGCGGAGCACGCCGCCGGCCGGGGGCACGTGCTCTAGGATGGCTCCGTAGATGGAGCATGGCCGGTGGGCTCCGAAGGAGGAGGACAGCCTGGTCATGGTCTCGCAGAGCAGGCACTCGCATTCGTACCTGATCGTTTTGAGCCGCCGGAAGTTGAAGCTCTCCCACCACGCCGGCGCGAGAACCTCGCCGGTGTGCGTCCTGTTCATGTACTCGTCGCTCTCCATGGCGTAAGTCCCATTAACGATGCAGGCGGCGATACAGCGGCGGTGCTCGTGGCTGTCCCTGATGAAATCTTAAAACGCGGTCGTCAATCGTCGGCAACGCAATGCTACTGCCTACTGATTCATACGTACGTGAAATAAAATTAAAGGTAGACATGCACCAAACCCAACACTTAACAGCGCAGCACGCCATGCATTGCCATGTCTGTTCTCTACTACCCATAAGCCCATACCAGTTAACGTTTATCATGGTCGCCGGAGAAGAACCCGACCCAATTTTCACCGTCATATGCTTCGGGCCGGAGTCCGTAAATACATATGAGTCCATCGTGCAATGCAGTCGAGCCGAGGATAGGAATACCGAATACCGATCGGCAGACGTGCAGTGCAGTAGACTAGTGTGTGCTGCTAGCCTGTTTGTTGCTTCTGATTTGGCGTGAAAGAGCTAGCACTGTATCTGATGCATATTTATACACAGGGACGGGCTTGTTTTTTCCCTGCGAGAAAGGAATAATGACTGATTTTTATTAGCTGTAGAAGCTACTAGAAATAGCAAGATAAGTAAAATTTTACTACGCTTGGAAATAATGAGGGCCCTCCGTTTCGTTAGATCGGATGGTTTAAAAATACGGTAATGCTTCGACTCGAACCTCCGACGTTCCGGATGCGCGTCAGATAAGACTCGACCGAGCCGCGAGCGACGCGCCCCCCGGCTCCTTATCCGTTCCAATCCCGTCCCCCGTGACCCCCCGCGCCCACTCTCTGCTCCGCTCGCCCGCTCCCCCTCTCCGCTCTTCCGCGCTCCTGCGCTCGCTGCTGCTCTCCGGGACGGACGCCACGCTCGCATCCAGCTCGCTGCCGCCCCGCCTGTTcgcgcttcctccctccctcactccctccctccctccctcgctccgCGACCTCCATGTCACCGGAGAGGAGGATGACGGCGACGGCTTCCGGCAAGGTAGGTGGGTTCTTCTCTGGATCTGAGCcatcctcctcctactactcctcctctggatctgagctatcctccttcttctcctcctcctcctctagatccggatctgagggacgcggcggtggctagggttccggggaGGTCTGTTGCAGTAGGCttgttttgctgttgcaacaagtaatttttTCTTTGTTTCATTAGTCTTTTTTTATGTTGCATCTCGCATCGCGCTTTGTTTCTCTTATTGCAGTAGCTTTggtttgctgttgcaacaagtaaattttctttgttgcattagtcttttttttcTGATGCTGCATCTCGCATTTCCTTTTTTgtttctgttgttgcagtagcGTTGTTTTGCTGTTGCAACGAGTAATTCTTCTTggttgcattagtctttttttctgatgttgcatctcgtatTGCAGTAGCTTTGTTCTTTTTGTTGCAGTCGCTTTTGTTCTGATGTTGCTGTAGACTTGTTCTGATGTTTGATCTCGCATTGCACTTTGTTTGATGTTACAAACAATTTTTCTAACGGGAGCACGGTGAGGATGCGACACACCTAGCGTGGACGCGGCGGGGGGATGAGCGGGGCGACGGGATGGCGGGGGACGGGCGGCGCGGCGGGATGGGGGACGGGCGGTGTGGTGGGATGGGATGGCTGGGGGACGGACGGCACACAGTGGAATCTCCTGCGGGGGCGAGGCAAACAGATGGAGATGGGAATGGGGATGGGGATAAGGTGCGGAAGCGCGAGGTGTGGGCGTGTCGGGTCATGCGTGGGGGCATTCGATGGAAGCGGCTCCCATGCATGCGTCTGGGGGCGGTTTGGTTGCGGGCGGGCGCACATGCAGGGGCATCAGCGCGAGCGTCCGGACGCTAGCGCCCGGATCGGACATCCGGACGTCCAGGCGCTAGCAGTTCCAAAAAAACTAGATAGGAGGAactaacagcctgttcgtttggctgtggcttgtcgtaaacgatcgtaaattttcagccggaacattatttttctctcacacaaaccagccagcagtacttcttcacgaaccagccaaccgaacatgatGTTAAGTGATGGGCCCGGAAAAAAAAAAGTGGACCCGAAGCTGGTTTCTAAACAAATTTGAAGGATATAACAGTATTTTAACTGTCTCACGAGCTGCTTCTCTGAATCCAGAAAAGAAACTGCTTCTCATCTCACATGATCTGCTTCTCATCTCCtccgcgcgctctctctctctctcgtttatCGTCGAGCCGGCGACCTGGGAGGCGGCGAGGCAGGGCTCACCAGCGCGGCCCCCGGTGGGCAGGCTCCgcacctctctccctctcctagcGCGCGGGGGCTCACCGGCTCACGAGCTCTGGTCCAGCTCCGGCGGCAGATGCCCCAGGCCTCCAGCTCGGGCGTCGGCGCATGCGCATCCGAGGTGAGCggtagcggctgctgctccaGCTCGGGTCGTCGGCTCCAGTTCCAACCTCCAGGTCTAGGCGAGCAAGCAAGCGTCGTAGGCTATGGCCAAGCTTCAGCTCCACGCATCCGCCTTGAGCTTTCAATTCTTAACTTTTAAAGAGTATCTGCTGCTACTGCATGTCAATTGAAGATTCATGAACACAATGACCTGTGTCAATAGTATTGGAGCTGTCTACTACTGTGTGTTAGTACATTGGATGCACCTATCACGTATATCTCTTGTGATTTAGCTTGTCTGGCTTCTTTTGGTTGAATTTGTTGGCAATCTCTGGTTACACAGACATTCGAGCTTGAACCTTCGTTCCCTAGACAGATTATTATTCTTGGTCTGTGTATCCGATTAATGGAAATATTGGCCCTGCAGCTGAGGCAAATGTGAGGGTTCTCTTTTAATTTCTATGATACATTCCATAGTCCTCAGTTATCATGTAAGTAAAGGCTGTCTCTGAGGCCTGTTAAGGCACAAtctatagcctccaacagagtatttATATGTAAGACCTATTTTGGGTGCCAGGAGAGACATAACTTAAATCTGattatcctctctcctggagatCCATTTATAAAAAATGGTTGTCTTTTGggttttgttgttggagaagaccaaaaatagatATTGAACCATTTGTCTATAGCGCTACCTAAAGGACGAATGTGTCTCGTAATTTGGGTCGCTGTTGTTAAAGACAGTCTAACTAGTTTCACTCGGGCTCTGCAAATGAGCTGGCAACTACCAGGATTGAGACAATACGAGTAACATTTTGTTAATTGGAGTTGTAACATCATGGCGCCGTAATGAATTTAGAGAAAAATAAAGTTCCCTCTAAATTAGGTGATGCTTAAGCAGCGCATCACTTTGCTTCTTGTTTCAGAGGCGTCGGTAACGGGTTCATGTTATCAACGGATATTTGGGGATCCTGCCGCGGCAGATATTGTGCTCACCTGCGGCGCTAAATGTAACACACCAAGTAGGTGTATCAGGTAATTCTGCTGCACTTAAGGGTTGCATTCTTTCTGCTCTGGATGTATGTTGCATCAAGAATCAAGAACTTCAGACTTACTAATGACTACATCATACACGCACAAGCATAAAGGATTAGAGTATTTTATAGCTGAACACAGTTTAGTTTAGCTGCCAGGTGAATCACACTGAAATTGACATTTACAAGTTCGGTGCATGTCTTACATCAAGGATTGAATTTTCCACTAAATTGTGAGGAATCACACAAAACAAATCTAGGCAGTAGGATCGCTACACGGCTTGTAAATAGAGGAAGGTAGCAATCTTCAGTGGGCTCCAGGAATCACATAGCCTGGACTCCAGAGGAAGAAGGGCCGGTACAACTGAAAAGAAAACGGAAAGGAAGGTTAACTAACAGTATGTCCGAGACATCAAAGTCATGGAGACATACAAGACGATGCAGCGCATGAAAGCAACATTTCAGATAAATTAATCGAAGATATATGCTCCTACTGCACCTGCCAAGTTGTTGCAAACATCATGGAACTAACTGATCAGTGACTACAGTCACAAGCCAAATAATTATGCAGTTACATATTTTGTACTACCAGCTTGGAAGAAAAAAAGAGACTCAATTAACAGATCCAACTTGAATTAGCAGAACATAAGTTAACTGCTCAGTTTAAAAATTGAGGAACTAGTCATAATATGCAACTAGCATTAGGATATATTTAACATGGCAGAAAGGAATTCTAATCTTGACTGTTGAATTCTGCAAACTCTGATTAACAAAGCCTTTTAATTACCGAGCACACAAGTCCTGCAACTACTTTTGTGAAGACACAGTGCAGCTGTACTTCATAATTAAGAGTAGCTTTGAAGCAAACAAATCTGAATAAGAAAAATTTTAGATAAACTTGCATACCCTTTAACCACTAAGTACAAGATGATGGCACATGCTCCTTGACAACATGGATTCGACAACAGTTCGAATCTAACATGCTTACATGTAATCAGGGTAAGCTAGCTCGAAAGACCAATTAGTATAATCCTCAATACCTCAATATGGTTTGTGAATGAAACTTGGAAGGCTAACAGACCAGCTAAAGTTGCCAGGCTAAATTACAGAAGCCACTGGAGTGGAGGAGCATTATATATCTAGATCACTTTGGCAACATTAATCTCTTCTTACAAGAAGACCATGAGCATTACATCAATGTACAAGGCTAAGGTTTGAGTAGCTGAATCTGCCATTTAATAACTAACACACAGAACCACTAACTCATCCATGCGACAACTGAAAACAACAAAATTGCACCGCAACACTAatgatgatgctctcataaagatTTGTACCTTAACCCTTTTTTCTTAGTGAACGATCGTACACGCATGTATGTCTCTGTACATTTACACAGCCAACAAGCAAAGGGGGTTAGCTGCTCAATTCACTTCAGATGGTATCTTTCTAATTCCTGTGCTACTTAATCATTCTGCATCTGAGAGCACTCATATCTCTGCCAATGCCCTCCTCTATTGAATTTTCATCAACTCACTACATCTAGTAACGATTCACTTACAGCCTAAACAGATAATTTAATCAAGCTAGGGATTTAAGATCCATGGAATTGATAATTTTTCACGCTTCTACCTATTGCCAAAATGATGGAAGATGAATCTAGTGATTGACACTGATGCAGATGAGGAGTAGGCAAAGGCAGAGATATCATACATGTAGGACGACGAGCACCTGCAAGCGCACCCCTCCGTCCTCCGCGACAAGGCCAAGCGCAGAAGGGCAGGCCTCCTGCCACCAATCCTGTCCCCACCTCTCTGCTGCAGCCGTCGGTTTATTGCAGCAGGCAGCCGGCGGTGACCCACACAGGTGGGCGGTGGCGAGCCTAGGGAGGCGCGTGGTGGTGGTGAGGGGGCCGCGGCCCTAGGGCAAGGTGTGCGGCGACCCTAGGGAGACGCGGTGGTGAGGACTGCGCCGACGCGATTGGCGGCGAGGCAGGCGACGAGCCGGCGAGCAGGGaggcggcgaggcggcggcgcaGGGAGCAGCGATATCTTGCGAGTCGCGACGCACGGAGCAGCTTCTATGGAATTGGGTTAGGGAGTCAGAGATTAAGCGCAGAAGTACTAAACTACCCTtaactataattaattaattttcctaatTAATATCTGCGGCAATTAATTTTGACGGGAGGAGATAAAATGCACAAGTTGCAAGCAGATAAAAATGTTTTTCCTGTAAACAATAATTCCACTAAGGGGAGTGAGGACTGAGGAGTACTCCGATATAAGATAAAGATGGAGAATAGACAAGTACTCAAGGGATGCATTTGGATTGACAAACGGAGCCATGCGGAATCATTGGAACCTAACAATATTGTTTGGCAAACCAA
Above is a genomic segment from Miscanthus floridulus cultivar M001 chromosome 3, ASM1932011v1, whole genome shotgun sequence containing:
- the LOC136544404 gene encoding protein ACCELERATED CELL DEATH 6-like, which produces MKLLLRRDSSLAYRSDSNGLFPVHIAAKMGYGQFIYELCRFCPDCDELLDSRGRNFLHIAIEHKKWKVVWCFSGTEDLGRMANIMDSEGNTPLHLAVKNADQMIVSLLMATKGVLPNTVNNQGFTALDLAVLNPQVIILRCLAWTGAVLSPRRLDHFMDEFGVGRTSGNEFKKFTNIAQNLIVGSVLVSTVTFAAVFTLPGGYISDGHPHAGAPILSHRYTFKAIVMANTLAFVGSTLSTIWLTYAGSEHVHPLLRAIYMFLSVISMEQATRSMVIGFALGAYVVLSPVSERIAIVVCMSTFMTLLLRNPSSWQLWFLFMPIKRRLGWKGAFKTHLPPETRSRLTVGVGSNFACQFLRRMLGMLFTYSFIFLLALL
- the LOC136544405 gene encoding GDSL esterase/lipase At4g10955-like is translated as MEPLFQTLAPWVPELYVHERDIVCQGFIDYFEQRQKMLDRLRPVAEVAMKLSLRDMLISFHSTDPAESGEDQRVRPHLLPSARLWKNSSYHYAHGLEQWWKPDNELRLSSRRYSDRGAEAELLYG
- the LOC136544406 gene encoding GDSL esterase/lipase At4g10955-like, translating into MESDEYMNRTHTGEVLAPAWWESFNFRRLKTIRYECECLLCETMTRLSSSFGAHRPCSIYGAILEHVPPAGGVLRHPSAPRYIVAFRGTILRRHQHQHEQQHQHTVFCDMHLNLRILANKQHGCGRFRDARKEVGRLLDSVADGSHVAPAAVWLVGH